A single Salminus brasiliensis chromosome 20, fSalBra1.hap2, whole genome shotgun sequence DNA region contains:
- the man1b1b gene encoding mannosidase, alpha, class 1B, member 1b isoform X1 — protein MLPPSRRDFVSLTVTDSGGYTNGKQRRQSCWRKWKQLSRLQRSLILFVLALLLIGGLATYPRLSAHWGDAAVEKNGGEGKQPFVVDLKNQARLALPEPPSERKIPHKRGPPVLQNRVQSKGNGSEPQRAEVKNVEEEDESKKLNWRGAVIEAEQGTDPNAKEKEKAAETEKPSVVQQAETRLEAVREAFRHAWKGYKDFAWGHDELKPVSKSYAEWFGLGLTLIDALDTMWILGLKKEFQEAREWVDKELSFNKNVDVNLFESTIRILGGLLSTYHLTGDALFLEKAKDIGSRLMPAFSTPSKIPYSDVNIGKGTAHPPRWTSDSTVAEVTSIQLEFRELGHLTGDPKYQAAVMEVMRQVHKLEGKQDGLVPMFINTNSGQFTHLGIYTLGARADSYYEYLLKQWIQGGKKETELLEDYLQAVEGVKKNLLKKSSPLGLTFVGELSHGHFSPKMDHLVCFLPGTLALGAHHGLAAEHMELAQQLMETCYQMYTQMETGLAPEIAHFNMQAGSAQDVDVKLADRHNLLRPETVESLFYLYRFTKDKKYQDWGWEILQSFNKYTRVETGGYTSINNVRDPKYPSPRDKMESFFLGETLKYFYLLFSDDPNLISLDKYVFNTEAHPLPIWSQAE, from the exons ATGCTCCCGCCTTCGAGAAGGGATTTTGTATCTCTGACTGTAACTGACAGCGGAGGCTACACAAACGGCAAGCAACGCAGGCAGTCCTGCTGGCGG AAATGGAAGCAGTTATCCCGCCTGCAGCGCAGCCTTATCCTTTTCGTTCTGGCTCTGCTGCTGATTGGCGGACTTGCCACAtacccccgtctctcagcacaTTGGGGAG ACGCAGCAGTAGAGAAGAATGGCGGTGAGGGAAAGCAGCCATTTGTTGTTGATCTGAAGAATCAGGCCAGACTTGCTCTTCCTGAGCCACCTTCAGAG AGAAAAATCCCTCATAAGCGAGGGCCACCTGTCCTGCAGAATCGTGTGCAGAGTAAAGGCAATGGATCTGAGCCCCAAAGAGCGGAGGTGAAGAATGTGGAGGAAGAGGATGAGAGTAAAAAGCTCAA TTGGCGTGGGGCTGTGATTGAAGCGGAGCAAGGCACGGACCCTAATGccaaggagaaagagaaggcaGCTGAAACCGAGAAACCTTCAGTAGTACAACAGG CAGAGACCAGACTGGAGGCAGTGAGGGAAGCATTCAGACATGCCTGGAAGGGCTACAAAGACTTTGCCTGGGGTCATGATGAGCTTAAACCCGTTTCCAAATCATATGCTGAGTGGTTTGGGCTGGGTCTGACTCTGATTGATGCTCTGGATACTATGTGGATCTTGGGCCTGAAGAAag AGTTTCAAGAAGCCAGAGAGTGGGTGGATAAAGAGCTCTCCTTTAACAAGAACGTGGATGTGAATCTGTTCGAGAGCACCATTCGCATCCTGGGTGGCCTGCTCAGCACTTACCATCTGACCGGTGATGCGCTGTTTCTGGAgaaagct AAAGACATTGGTTCCAGGCTCATGCCTGCCTTCAGCACCCCCTCTAAAATCCCATACTCGGACGTAAACATTGGCAAAGGCACGGCTCACCCCCCACGCTGGACCTCCGACAGCACCGTAGCTGAAGTCACCAGCATCCAGCTGGAGTTCCGTGAACTCGGCCACCTCACCGGAGACCCTAAATACCAG GCTGCAGTGATGGAGGTGATGCGACAGGTGCACAAGCTGGAAGGCAAGCAGGACGGTCTAGTGCCCATGTTCATCAACACCAACAGCGGGCAGTTCACACACCTGGGCATCTACACTCTGGGTGCCAGGGCTGACAGCTACTATGAGTACCTGCTCAAGCAGTGGATCCAAGGAGGGAAGAAGGAAACCGA GTTGTTGGAGGACTATCTGCAGGCAGTAGAGGGGGTCAAAAAGAACCTGCTGAAGAAGTCTTCTCCCCTTGGCCTTACGTTTGTGGGAGAGCTGTCTCACGGACATTTCAGCCCCAAAATG GACCACTTGGTTTGTTTCCTGCCTGGCACGCTGGCCCTGGGGGCACACCACGGCCTTGCTGCTGAGCACATGGAGCTGGCGCAGCAGCTGATGGAGACCTGCTACCAGATGTACACCCAGATGGAGACAGGCCTGGCTCCAGAGATTGCACACTTCAACATGCAGGCAGGCAGCGCACAGGATGTAGATGTTAAA cttgcagacagacacaaccTCTTAAGACCAGAGACTGTGGAAAGCCTCTTCTACCTGTACCGCTTTACCAAGGACAAGAAGTACCAGGACTGGGGATGGGAAATCCTTCAAAGCTTCAATAAATACACACGG GTTGAGACAGGTGGTTATACCTCCATCAACAACGTGCGCGACCCGAAATATCCCAGTCCTCGAGACAAGATGGAGAGCTTCTTCCTGGGCGAGACGCTTAAGTACTTCTACCTGCTGTTTTCAGACGACCCCAACCTAATCAGCTTGGACAAATATGTCTTCAACACAGAAGCCCATCCTCTGCCCATATGGTCACAGGCAGAGTAG
- the man1b1b gene encoding mannosidase, alpha, class 1B, member 1b isoform X2, translating into MLPPSRRDFVSLTVTDSGGYTNGKQRRQSCWRKWKQLSRLQRSLILFVLALLLIGGLATYPRLSAHWGDAAVEKNGGEGKQPFVVDLKNQARLALPEPPSERKIPHKRGPPVLQNRVQSKGNGSEPQRAEVKNVEEEDESKKLNWRGAVIEAEQGTDPNAKEKEKAAETEKPSVVQQETRLEAVREAFRHAWKGYKDFAWGHDELKPVSKSYAEWFGLGLTLIDALDTMWILGLKKEFQEAREWVDKELSFNKNVDVNLFESTIRILGGLLSTYHLTGDALFLEKAKDIGSRLMPAFSTPSKIPYSDVNIGKGTAHPPRWTSDSTVAEVTSIQLEFRELGHLTGDPKYQAAVMEVMRQVHKLEGKQDGLVPMFINTNSGQFTHLGIYTLGARADSYYEYLLKQWIQGGKKETELLEDYLQAVEGVKKNLLKKSSPLGLTFVGELSHGHFSPKMDHLVCFLPGTLALGAHHGLAAEHMELAQQLMETCYQMYTQMETGLAPEIAHFNMQAGSAQDVDVKLADRHNLLRPETVESLFYLYRFTKDKKYQDWGWEILQSFNKYTRVETGGYTSINNVRDPKYPSPRDKMESFFLGETLKYFYLLFSDDPNLISLDKYVFNTEAHPLPIWSQAE; encoded by the exons ATGCTCCCGCCTTCGAGAAGGGATTTTGTATCTCTGACTGTAACTGACAGCGGAGGCTACACAAACGGCAAGCAACGCAGGCAGTCCTGCTGGCGG AAATGGAAGCAGTTATCCCGCCTGCAGCGCAGCCTTATCCTTTTCGTTCTGGCTCTGCTGCTGATTGGCGGACTTGCCACAtacccccgtctctcagcacaTTGGGGAG ACGCAGCAGTAGAGAAGAATGGCGGTGAGGGAAAGCAGCCATTTGTTGTTGATCTGAAGAATCAGGCCAGACTTGCTCTTCCTGAGCCACCTTCAGAG AGAAAAATCCCTCATAAGCGAGGGCCACCTGTCCTGCAGAATCGTGTGCAGAGTAAAGGCAATGGATCTGAGCCCCAAAGAGCGGAGGTGAAGAATGTGGAGGAAGAGGATGAGAGTAAAAAGCTCAA TTGGCGTGGGGCTGTGATTGAAGCGGAGCAAGGCACGGACCCTAATGccaaggagaaagagaaggcaGCTGAAACCGAGAAACCTTCAGTAGTACAACAGG AGACCAGACTGGAGGCAGTGAGGGAAGCATTCAGACATGCCTGGAAGGGCTACAAAGACTTTGCCTGGGGTCATGATGAGCTTAAACCCGTTTCCAAATCATATGCTGAGTGGTTTGGGCTGGGTCTGACTCTGATTGATGCTCTGGATACTATGTGGATCTTGGGCCTGAAGAAag AGTTTCAAGAAGCCAGAGAGTGGGTGGATAAAGAGCTCTCCTTTAACAAGAACGTGGATGTGAATCTGTTCGAGAGCACCATTCGCATCCTGGGTGGCCTGCTCAGCACTTACCATCTGACCGGTGATGCGCTGTTTCTGGAgaaagct AAAGACATTGGTTCCAGGCTCATGCCTGCCTTCAGCACCCCCTCTAAAATCCCATACTCGGACGTAAACATTGGCAAAGGCACGGCTCACCCCCCACGCTGGACCTCCGACAGCACCGTAGCTGAAGTCACCAGCATCCAGCTGGAGTTCCGTGAACTCGGCCACCTCACCGGAGACCCTAAATACCAG GCTGCAGTGATGGAGGTGATGCGACAGGTGCACAAGCTGGAAGGCAAGCAGGACGGTCTAGTGCCCATGTTCATCAACACCAACAGCGGGCAGTTCACACACCTGGGCATCTACACTCTGGGTGCCAGGGCTGACAGCTACTATGAGTACCTGCTCAAGCAGTGGATCCAAGGAGGGAAGAAGGAAACCGA GTTGTTGGAGGACTATCTGCAGGCAGTAGAGGGGGTCAAAAAGAACCTGCTGAAGAAGTCTTCTCCCCTTGGCCTTACGTTTGTGGGAGAGCTGTCTCACGGACATTTCAGCCCCAAAATG GACCACTTGGTTTGTTTCCTGCCTGGCACGCTGGCCCTGGGGGCACACCACGGCCTTGCTGCTGAGCACATGGAGCTGGCGCAGCAGCTGATGGAGACCTGCTACCAGATGTACACCCAGATGGAGACAGGCCTGGCTCCAGAGATTGCACACTTCAACATGCAGGCAGGCAGCGCACAGGATGTAGATGTTAAA cttgcagacagacacaaccTCTTAAGACCAGAGACTGTGGAAAGCCTCTTCTACCTGTACCGCTTTACCAAGGACAAGAAGTACCAGGACTGGGGATGGGAAATCCTTCAAAGCTTCAATAAATACACACGG GTTGAGACAGGTGGTTATACCTCCATCAACAACGTGCGCGACCCGAAATATCCCAGTCCTCGAGACAAGATGGAGAGCTTCTTCCTGGGCGAGACGCTTAAGTACTTCTACCTGCTGTTTTCAGACGACCCCAACCTAATCAGCTTGGACAAATATGTCTTCAACACAGAAGCCCATCCTCTGCCCATATGGTCACAGGCAGAGTAG